The Anopheles merus strain MAF chromosome 2L, AmerM5.1, whole genome shotgun sequence genome has a segment encoding these proteins:
- the LOC121591700 gene encoding uncharacterized protein LOC121591700 — protein MPSSVWRYLVDGFHEKLVLVALVQTLVTHLFVHPAAANVLQEEFRAQRSLASRQISNRRDTRFLPIFTVYQWGQGLCSAASGEYGSCQPNNECILRGGIPAGPCAGGYGTCCIFMASCGGVVRENGTYFVNPNHPDSTDGTGSCQLTILKMHQDICQVRLDFDHFSLNGPEIVNHICNTDQFLVSGGSPAPTICGSATGEHMYIDAGMGQSNPIILTVITSGPSFPRSWRVRISQIPCGAIAKADQGCLQYHTGVSGRVKSFNFDPLSGRQLSNQDYSICIRTERNFCSIQYTACPGAVPGNRSRTFTLSGNSNSVVQAMVGGGTQGSPNSCTNDWLMVPCAKIADRLPMASTCEDKICGGTFNAEVSSVERTVVSTIRPFRLAFHTDSIEAPTDVDNRGFCLDYVQQPCTSNK, from the exons ATGCCATCATCCGTGTGGCGGTATTTGGTGGATGGTTTTCATGAGAAACTTGTGCTTGTGGCTTTAGTGCAGACTTTGGTGACTCATCTATTCGtgcatccagcagcagcgaatGTGCTACAGGAAGAGTTTCGTGCACAACGATCGCTTGCCAGCAGACAGATCTCAAACCGCCGAGACACACGCT TTTTGCCAATATTTACCGTCTATCAGTGGGGTCAAGGGCTGTGTTCGGCCGCTTCCGGTGAGTATGGATCCTGCCAGCCCAACAACGAGTGCATACTGCGCGGCGGCATACCGGCGGGACCGTGTGCCGGTGGGTACGGGACGTGCTGTATCT TTATGGCATCGTGTGGCGGAGTGGTGCGTGAAAATGGAACTTACTTCGTCAACCCGAACCATCCGGACAGTACGGACGGGACGGGCAGCTGTCAACTCACTATCTTGAAGATGCATCAGGACATTTGCCAAGTTCGGCTGGACTTTGACCATTTCTCGCTAAACGGACCCGAGATCGTGAACCACATCTGCAACACGGACCAATTCCTCGTGTCGGGCGGCAGTCCTGCCCCAACGATCTGTGGCAGCGCAACGGGTGAGCACA TGTACATAGATGCAGGAATGGGCCAAAGCAATCCCATCATACTGACCGTCATTACGAGTGGACCAAGCTTCCCGCGATCCTGGCGCGTTCGCATCTCGCAGATTCCTTGCGGTGCCATCGCGAAGGCGGACCAGGGCTGTCTGCAGTACCACACGGGCGTGAGTGGCCGGGTGAAGAGTTTCAACTTTGACCCGCTCAGCGGACGGCAGCTATCGAACCAGGACTACAGCATATGCATCCGAACGGAGCGCAACTTTTGCAGCATCCAGTACACGGCATGTCCGGGTGCGGTGCCTGGCAATCGGTCGCGCACCTTCACACTGTCCGGCAACAGTAACAGCGTCGTGCAGGCGATGGTTGGTGGCGGTACGCAAGGTTCACCCAACTCCTGCACGAACGACTGGTTGATGGTGCCGTGTGCCAAGATTGCGGACCGATTGCCGATGGCTAGCACGTGCGAGGACAAGATTTGCGGCGGCACCTTCAATGCGGAGGTTAGCTCTGTCGAGCGGACCGTCGTGTCGACGATACGCCCATTCCGGCTAGCCTTCCACACCGACTCCATCGAAGCACCGACCGATGTGGACAATCGTGGCTTTTGCCTCGACTACGTGCAGCAACCCTGCACCAGCAATAAGTAA
- the LOC121593313 gene encoding FH1/FH2 domain-containing protein 3-like isoform X2 produces MEPDELITIRVQYLVDSDPFNSLSMYPIPSRAPVFSFASAVPLATQLGALLRHLGAPQRLDDAALQVYKDGDYGAYLDLESSLAEQSEDIEGLNANRKNSLVVRTQLSVRVHSIIEKLLSSEGRELRRVLFSLKQIFQEDKDLVHGFVAHGGLNCLVQIGSEADQNYQNYILRALGQVMLYVDGMNGVMKHSPTIQWLYSLIASRYRLVVKTALKLLLVFVEYCEGNCYLLVSAIRFMDTARGVVPWNNIMRLLKDYENADTELLIYATSLINKTLSGLSDQDSFYDESDFLEQQGMEGIIQRYMSRPGTDLDLLDQLQLYESVLRFEDGECDGIRIPDNTVRKTLRYRSTGNDTTDRRKSRRHSTGTAPPQPPSVAPPPPPPPPPMPAYTMYSAPPSGPPPPPPPPLPPPVVPVQLYGGLQLPGQRQQDEDSSSSAHSGDHLPGCGYHDPSRDTTGVTPGLRRRRERAERQMNLMREQQELGQFPNGIVPAGEDGNNATNGYLAGHRNGASNYRRQSGGTGPLTNSSLLAPPTIHEEDKLQLRLNGGLTSSVILHKQQPSNHIEHTNMHANGHGAANATSQLDSVEYRNSRNLLLKKHGTSGGSMASVSISNGTAPDRYKADLNGNSVRSTRTCTGVLSEQDDENKSPNIKTQMMGLSVAYGKQLANGKDSSDTSYHRRSATSTAYERSNGSLNGGHVEPKGQDLPPVPAESDNEDKKLILQLKKDHTVKDLTQKLSCLPLSPQEEKPQNRIGDMSGLISKAKEGLAKSKSNKDISRSPSVDNDIKKLANGEPKKSENELHWEEIVKNMTRKLSLCDLDFTDLTSDDDKDLLAPRGFGGAVPPPPPPSGMLMNGMPPPPSMMRPPPTNLVPLSGSMMNGNGLPQPNSLDGSAAIKKNKKTVKLFWKEVRDDMIPAVIQRTIWDELPEAIVDTQKLEHLFESRAKDLMTKKQQELNKNKEIIVLDHKRSNAINIAMTKLPPPRAIKAAILKMDSTVVTREGIDKLLNMLPTDEERCKIQEAQMLNPELPLGTAEQFLLTLSSISELGARLKLWAFKLDFENIEKEIAEPLNDLKQGIELLKSNLTFKCILSTLLNIGIFLNGAPVKGFQIDYLAKVPEVKDTVHKHSLLHHLCHMVMESQANTTDLYSEIGPITRASKADFNELAHNIVYLETECKASWDRLKLIGKHDTAPHLKQKLIDFLADCAERIIILDIVHRRVLNRYRKFLLWLGVPQLRIAESRPNEFCRIVSEFALEYRTTRERVQQQIEKKANHRERNKTRGKLIVDVAKLKTQEDRADDELRTLLGTPTKGPGGDEVEMSGTLTWRRRRGDATASPVTLMNSHPTVPSPGQNSVSVMGGRDESFTDGDDEILESLVKTATKTATPRPMQRERKRTRQADRKSLRRTLKNGLSEEEKQHVASLIKGY; encoded by the exons AAAAACTTCTTTCCTCCGAAGGCCGCGAACTGCGACGGGTGCTATTTTCGTTGAAGCAAATCTTCCAAGAGGACAAAGACCTGGTGCACGGATTTGTTGCCCACGGGGGTCTCAACTGCCTGGTGCAGATAGGCAGCGAAGCGGATCAGAACTATCAAAACTACATTCTGCGAGCTCTCGGACAGGTGATGCTCTACGTGGACGGTATGAACGGTGTGATGAAACATTCGCCGACCATCCAGTGGCTGTACTCGCTGATCGCGTCACGCTATCGGTTGGTGGTGAAGACAGCGCTCAAGCTGTTGCTTGTCTTTGTCGAGTACTGTGAGGGCAACTGCTACTTGCTCGTAAGCGCCATCCGATTCATGGATACGGCCCGCGGCGTTGTGCCGTGGAACAACATCATGCG GCTTCTTAAGGACTACGAAAATGCCGATACCGAACTGTTGATCTACGCTACATCACTGATCAACAAAACTCTGTCGGGCTTGAGCGATCAGGACAGTTTCTACGACGAGAGTGACTTCCTGGAGCAGCAGGGCATGGAGGGCATCATCCAGCGATACATGTCCCGCCCAGGCACTGATCTCGATTTGCTCGATCAGCTGCAGTTGTACGAGAGTGTTCTGAGATTCGAGGATGGTGAGTGTGACGGTATACGCATACCGGATAACACTGTGCGTAAAACGCTTCGATATCGTTCCACTGGCAACGATACGACCGATCGACGGAAATCGCGTCGACATAGCACGGGAACGGCTCCACCCCAACCGCCTTCAGTTGCTCCGccgcctccaccaccacctccaccgaTGCCAGCGTACACCATGTACTCGGCACCGCCCAGTggacctccaccaccaccgccgcccccATTGCCTCCACCAGTGGTTCCGGTACAGCTGTACGGAGGACTCCAGCTGCCCGGACAACGTCAACAGGATGAGGACAGTTCCAGCTCGGCTCACAGTGGTGATCACCTGCCTGGCTGTGGATATCACGATCCGTCCCGTGACACTACCGGAGTAACGCCTGGACTGCGACGACGCCGCGAACGAGCCGAGCGGCAAATGAACTTAATGCGCGAACAGCAAGAACTCGGTCAATTCCCGAACGGCATTGTGCCAGCCGGAGAAGATGGAAATAATGCAACCAATG GATATCTCGCGGGACATCGAAATGGTGCAAGCAACTATCGCAGACAGTCTGGCGGTACCGGACCACTCACGAACTCGTCGCTGCTAGCACCGCCAACCATCCACGAAGAGGACAAACTTCAGTTACGTCTCAACGGCGGTCTAACCTCGTCTGTGATTTTGCATAAGCAACAACCATCTAATCATATAGAACACACGAACATGCATGCTAATGGGCACGGTGCAGCCAACGCTACATCCCAACTGGACAGTGTCGAGTATCGCAATAGTCGTAATCTATTGCTCAAGAAGCATGGCACTAGCGGTGGCAGTATGGCGTCTGTCTCAATCTCCAACGGCACCGCCCCTGATCGGTATAAGGCAGATCTCAATGGAAATAGTGTTAGAAGTACACGCACCTGTACCGGCGTGTTGTCGGAACAGGACGACGAAAACAAAAGTCCCAATATTAAGACACAGATGATGGGGCTATCGGTTGCGTACGGGAAGCAGCTAGCAAACGGTAAGGATTCCTCCGACACGAGCTACCATCGACGTTCTGCCACGAGCACGGCCTATGAACGGTCGAATGGTTCGTTGAATGGAGGCCACGTTGAGCCCAAGGGGCAAGATCTCCCACCGGTTCCAG CAGAATCGGATAACGAAGATAAGAAGCTAATTCTACAGCTAAAGAAGGACCATACAGTGAAAGATTTGACCCAGAAGCTAAGCTGCCTACCGCTAAGCCCGCAAGAGGAGAAGCCTCAAAATCGTATCGGTGACATGTCCGGCCTGATTTCCAAAGCTAAGGAAGGGCTGGCTAAGAGCAAAAGTAACAAGGACATCTCTCGATCGCCCAGCGTTGACAATGACATCAAAAAGCTTGCCAACGGAGAACCGAAAAAGTCCGAAAACGAGCTCCACTGGGAAGAGATTGTGAAGAACATGACGCGCAAGCTGAGCCTGTGTGATCTGGACTTTACCGATCTCACCTCGGACGACGATAAGGATTTGCTGGCTCCGCGGGGCTTCGGTGGAGCTgtaccaccgccgccacctcCCAGCGGTATGCTGATGAACGGTATGCCCCCTCCACCGAGTATGATGCGCCCGCCACCGACCAACCTGGTACCGCTATCAGGCAGCATGATGAATGGTAACGGGCTGCCCCAACCGAACAGCTTGGACGGGTCGGCGGCcattaagaaaaacaaaaagact GTGAAACTGTTCTGGAAGGAGGTGCGTGACGACATGATTCCTGCCGTTATTCAGCGCACCATCTGGGATGAGTTGCCCGAAGCGATTGTAGACACGCAAAAGCTGGAGCATCTGTTCGAATCAAGAGCCAAAGATTTGATGACAAAG AAGCAACAGGAGCTAAACAAGAACAAGGAAATCATCGTCCTGGACCATAAGCGCTCGAACGCGATCAACATCGCCATGACGAAGCTGCCTCCCCCGAGAGCGATTAAGGCGGCCATTCTGAAGATGGACTCGACCGTCGTAACACGCGAAGGCATCGACAAGCTGCTGAACATGCTGCCCACCGACGAGGAGCGGTGCAAAATCCAGGAGGCACAGATGCTCAACCCAGAGCTGCCGCTCGGCACGGCCGAACAGTTTCTGCTGACCCTTTCCTCCATCTCCGAGCTGGGGGCTCGGTTAAAGCTGTGGGCGTTCAAGCTGGACTTTGAAAACATCGAGAAGGAAATTGCCGAACCGCTGAACGATCTGAAGCAGGGCATCGAGCTGCTGAAATCGAACCTCACCTTCAAATGCATCCTGTCGACGCTGTTGAACATTGGCATCTTCCTGAACGGTGCACCGGTGAAGGGTTTCCAGATCGACTATCTGGCGAAGGTGCCCGAGGTGAAGGACACCGTGCACAAGCACTCGCTGCTGCACCATCTCTGCCACATGGTGATGGAATCGCAGGCCAACACCACCGACCTGTACTCGGAGATAGGGCCGATCACGCGCGCTTCCAAGGCGGACTTTAACGAGCTGGCTCACAACATCGTCTATCTGGAGACGGAGTGTAAGGCGTCCTGGGACCGGTTGAAGCTGATCGGCAAACACGATACCGCACCGCATCTCAAGCAGAAGCTGATTGATTTTCTGGCCGACTGTGCCGAACGGATTATCATCCTGGACATAGTACATCGGCGGGTATTGAACAG GTATCGCAAGTTCCTGCTATGGCTCGGTGTGCCCCAGCTACGAATCGCCGAATCACGGCCGAACGAATTCTGCCGGATAGTGTCTGAGTTTGCGCTCGAGTATCGAACGACGCGCGAACGGGTTCAGCAGCAGATCGAGAAGAAGGCCAACCATCGAGAGAGAAACAAGACTAGAggcaagctgattgtggatGTTGCCAAGCTCAAAACGCAAGAGGACCGGGCGGATGACGAGCTGCG CACGCTGCTTGGCACACCGACCAAGGGCCCCGGTGGAGATGAGGTGGAGATGAGCGGTACATTAACCTGGCGCCGGCGTCGCGGTGACGCGACAGCATCCCCCGTCACGCTCATGAACTCGCACCCTACCGTACCCAGTCCGGGGCAGAACTCCGTCTCGGTGATGGGCGGACGGGACGAAAGCTTCACCGATGGCGACGATGAGATATTGGAGTCGCTAGTGAAAACGGCCACCAAAACGGCCACCCCGCGGCCAATGCAAAGGGAGCGAAAACGTACGCGCCAGGCAGATCGGAAATCAT TACGCCGCACGCTGAAGAACGGATTATCGGAGGAGGAAAAGCAACATGTAGCCTCGTTAATAAAAGGATATTGA
- the LOC121593313 gene encoding FH1/FH2 domain-containing protein 3-like isoform X1 gives MEPDELITIRVQYLVDSDPFNSLSMYPIPSRAPVFSFASAVPLATQLGALLRHLGAPQRLDDAALQVYKDGDYGAYLDLESSLAEQSEDIEGLNANRKNSLVVRTQLSVRVHSIIEKLLSSEGRELRRVLFSLKQIFQEDKDLVHGFVAHGGLNCLVQIGSEADQNYQNYILRALGQVMLYVDGMNGVMKHSPTIQWLYSLIASRYRLVVKTALKLLLVFVEYCEGNCYLLVSAIRFMDTARGVVPWNNIMRLLKDYENADTELLIYATSLINKTLSGLSDQDSFYDESDFLEQQGMEGIIQRYMSRPGTDLDLLDQLQLYESVLRFEDGECDGIRIPDNTVRKTLRYRSTGNDTTDRRKSRRHSTGTAPPQPPSVAPPPPPPPPPMPAYTMYSAPPSGPPPPPPPPLPPPVVPVQLYGGLQLPGQRQQDEDSSSSAHSGDHLPGCGYHDPSRDTTGVTPGLRRRRERAERQMNLMREQQELGQFPNGIVPAGEDGNNATNGYLAGHRNGASNYRRQSGGTGPLTNSSLLAPPTIHEEDKLQLRLNGGLTSSVILHKQQPSNHIEHTNMHANGHGAANATSQLDSVEYRNSRNLLLKKHGTSGGSMASVSISNGTAPDRYKADLNGNSVRSTRTCTGVLSEQDDENKSPNIKTQMMGLSVAYGKQLANGKDSSDTSYHRRSATSTAYERSNGSLNGGHVEPKGQDLPPVPAESDNEDKKLILQLKKDHTVKDLTQKLSCLPLSPQEEKPQNRIGDMSGLISKAKEGLAKSKSNKDISRSPSVDNDIKKLANGEPKKSENELHWEEIVKNMTRKLSLCDLDFTDLTSDDDKDLLAPRGFGGAVPPPPPPSGMLMNGMPPPPSMMRPPPTNLVPLSGSMMNGNGLPQPNSLDGSAAIKKNKKTVKLFWKEVRDDMIPAVIQRTIWDELPEAIVDTQKLEHLFESRAKDLMTKEKQQELNKNKEIIVLDHKRSNAINIAMTKLPPPRAIKAAILKMDSTVVTREGIDKLLNMLPTDEERCKIQEAQMLNPELPLGTAEQFLLTLSSISELGARLKLWAFKLDFENIEKEIAEPLNDLKQGIELLKSNLTFKCILSTLLNIGIFLNGAPVKGFQIDYLAKVPEVKDTVHKHSLLHHLCHMVMESQANTTDLYSEIGPITRASKADFNELAHNIVYLETECKASWDRLKLIGKHDTAPHLKQKLIDFLADCAERIIILDIVHRRVLNRYRKFLLWLGVPQLRIAESRPNEFCRIVSEFALEYRTTRERVQQQIEKKANHRERNKTRGKLIVDVAKLKTQEDRADDELRTLLGTPTKGPGGDEVEMSGTLTWRRRRGDATASPVTLMNSHPTVPSPGQNSVSVMGGRDESFTDGDDEILESLVKTATKTATPRPMQRERKRTRQADRKSLRRTLKNGLSEEEKQHVASLIKGY, from the exons AAAAACTTCTTTCCTCCGAAGGCCGCGAACTGCGACGGGTGCTATTTTCGTTGAAGCAAATCTTCCAAGAGGACAAAGACCTGGTGCACGGATTTGTTGCCCACGGGGGTCTCAACTGCCTGGTGCAGATAGGCAGCGAAGCGGATCAGAACTATCAAAACTACATTCTGCGAGCTCTCGGACAGGTGATGCTCTACGTGGACGGTATGAACGGTGTGATGAAACATTCGCCGACCATCCAGTGGCTGTACTCGCTGATCGCGTCACGCTATCGGTTGGTGGTGAAGACAGCGCTCAAGCTGTTGCTTGTCTTTGTCGAGTACTGTGAGGGCAACTGCTACTTGCTCGTAAGCGCCATCCGATTCATGGATACGGCCCGCGGCGTTGTGCCGTGGAACAACATCATGCG GCTTCTTAAGGACTACGAAAATGCCGATACCGAACTGTTGATCTACGCTACATCACTGATCAACAAAACTCTGTCGGGCTTGAGCGATCAGGACAGTTTCTACGACGAGAGTGACTTCCTGGAGCAGCAGGGCATGGAGGGCATCATCCAGCGATACATGTCCCGCCCAGGCACTGATCTCGATTTGCTCGATCAGCTGCAGTTGTACGAGAGTGTTCTGAGATTCGAGGATGGTGAGTGTGACGGTATACGCATACCGGATAACACTGTGCGTAAAACGCTTCGATATCGTTCCACTGGCAACGATACGACCGATCGACGGAAATCGCGTCGACATAGCACGGGAACGGCTCCACCCCAACCGCCTTCAGTTGCTCCGccgcctccaccaccacctccaccgaTGCCAGCGTACACCATGTACTCGGCACCGCCCAGTggacctccaccaccaccgccgcccccATTGCCTCCACCAGTGGTTCCGGTACAGCTGTACGGAGGACTCCAGCTGCCCGGACAACGTCAACAGGATGAGGACAGTTCCAGCTCGGCTCACAGTGGTGATCACCTGCCTGGCTGTGGATATCACGATCCGTCCCGTGACACTACCGGAGTAACGCCTGGACTGCGACGACGCCGCGAACGAGCCGAGCGGCAAATGAACTTAATGCGCGAACAGCAAGAACTCGGTCAATTCCCGAACGGCATTGTGCCAGCCGGAGAAGATGGAAATAATGCAACCAATG GATATCTCGCGGGACATCGAAATGGTGCAAGCAACTATCGCAGACAGTCTGGCGGTACCGGACCACTCACGAACTCGTCGCTGCTAGCACCGCCAACCATCCACGAAGAGGACAAACTTCAGTTACGTCTCAACGGCGGTCTAACCTCGTCTGTGATTTTGCATAAGCAACAACCATCTAATCATATAGAACACACGAACATGCATGCTAATGGGCACGGTGCAGCCAACGCTACATCCCAACTGGACAGTGTCGAGTATCGCAATAGTCGTAATCTATTGCTCAAGAAGCATGGCACTAGCGGTGGCAGTATGGCGTCTGTCTCAATCTCCAACGGCACCGCCCCTGATCGGTATAAGGCAGATCTCAATGGAAATAGTGTTAGAAGTACACGCACCTGTACCGGCGTGTTGTCGGAACAGGACGACGAAAACAAAAGTCCCAATATTAAGACACAGATGATGGGGCTATCGGTTGCGTACGGGAAGCAGCTAGCAAACGGTAAGGATTCCTCCGACACGAGCTACCATCGACGTTCTGCCACGAGCACGGCCTATGAACGGTCGAATGGTTCGTTGAATGGAGGCCACGTTGAGCCCAAGGGGCAAGATCTCCCACCGGTTCCAG CAGAATCGGATAACGAAGATAAGAAGCTAATTCTACAGCTAAAGAAGGACCATACAGTGAAAGATTTGACCCAGAAGCTAAGCTGCCTACCGCTAAGCCCGCAAGAGGAGAAGCCTCAAAATCGTATCGGTGACATGTCCGGCCTGATTTCCAAAGCTAAGGAAGGGCTGGCTAAGAGCAAAAGTAACAAGGACATCTCTCGATCGCCCAGCGTTGACAATGACATCAAAAAGCTTGCCAACGGAGAACCGAAAAAGTCCGAAAACGAGCTCCACTGGGAAGAGATTGTGAAGAACATGACGCGCAAGCTGAGCCTGTGTGATCTGGACTTTACCGATCTCACCTCGGACGACGATAAGGATTTGCTGGCTCCGCGGGGCTTCGGTGGAGCTgtaccaccgccgccacctcCCAGCGGTATGCTGATGAACGGTATGCCCCCTCCACCGAGTATGATGCGCCCGCCACCGACCAACCTGGTACCGCTATCAGGCAGCATGATGAATGGTAACGGGCTGCCCCAACCGAACAGCTTGGACGGGTCGGCGGCcattaagaaaaacaaaaagact GTGAAACTGTTCTGGAAGGAGGTGCGTGACGACATGATTCCTGCCGTTATTCAGCGCACCATCTGGGATGAGTTGCCCGAAGCGATTGTAGACACGCAAAAGCTGGAGCATCTGTTCGAATCAAGAGCCAAAGATTTGATGACAAAGG AGAAGCAACAGGAGCTAAACAAGAACAAGGAAATCATCGTCCTGGACCATAAGCGCTCGAACGCGATCAACATCGCCATGACGAAGCTGCCTCCCCCGAGAGCGATTAAGGCGGCCATTCTGAAGATGGACTCGACCGTCGTAACACGCGAAGGCATCGACAAGCTGCTGAACATGCTGCCCACCGACGAGGAGCGGTGCAAAATCCAGGAGGCACAGATGCTCAACCCAGAGCTGCCGCTCGGCACGGCCGAACAGTTTCTGCTGACCCTTTCCTCCATCTCCGAGCTGGGGGCTCGGTTAAAGCTGTGGGCGTTCAAGCTGGACTTTGAAAACATCGAGAAGGAAATTGCCGAACCGCTGAACGATCTGAAGCAGGGCATCGAGCTGCTGAAATCGAACCTCACCTTCAAATGCATCCTGTCGACGCTGTTGAACATTGGCATCTTCCTGAACGGTGCACCGGTGAAGGGTTTCCAGATCGACTATCTGGCGAAGGTGCCCGAGGTGAAGGACACCGTGCACAAGCACTCGCTGCTGCACCATCTCTGCCACATGGTGATGGAATCGCAGGCCAACACCACCGACCTGTACTCGGAGATAGGGCCGATCACGCGCGCTTCCAAGGCGGACTTTAACGAGCTGGCTCACAACATCGTCTATCTGGAGACGGAGTGTAAGGCGTCCTGGGACCGGTTGAAGCTGATCGGCAAACACGATACCGCACCGCATCTCAAGCAGAAGCTGATTGATTTTCTGGCCGACTGTGCCGAACGGATTATCATCCTGGACATAGTACATCGGCGGGTATTGAACAG GTATCGCAAGTTCCTGCTATGGCTCGGTGTGCCCCAGCTACGAATCGCCGAATCACGGCCGAACGAATTCTGCCGGATAGTGTCTGAGTTTGCGCTCGAGTATCGAACGACGCGCGAACGGGTTCAGCAGCAGATCGAGAAGAAGGCCAACCATCGAGAGAGAAACAAGACTAGAggcaagctgattgtggatGTTGCCAAGCTCAAAACGCAAGAGGACCGGGCGGATGACGAGCTGCG CACGCTGCTTGGCACACCGACCAAGGGCCCCGGTGGAGATGAGGTGGAGATGAGCGGTACATTAACCTGGCGCCGGCGTCGCGGTGACGCGACAGCATCCCCCGTCACGCTCATGAACTCGCACCCTACCGTACCCAGTCCGGGGCAGAACTCCGTCTCGGTGATGGGCGGACGGGACGAAAGCTTCACCGATGGCGACGATGAGATATTGGAGTCGCTAGTGAAAACGGCCACCAAAACGGCCACCCCGCGGCCAATGCAAAGGGAGCGAAAACGTACGCGCCAGGCAGATCGGAAATCAT TACGCCGCACGCTGAAGAACGGATTATCGGAGGAGGAAAAGCAACATGTAGCCTCGTTAATAAAAGGATATTGA